One genomic window of Mangifera indica cultivar Alphonso unplaced genomic scaffold, CATAS_Mindica_2.1 Un_0018, whole genome shotgun sequence includes the following:
- the LOC123205901 gene encoding homeobox-DDT domain protein RLT1-like isoform X3, protein MEDSSEMHFEESKVSLEKNVKRRFKTQAQVMALENFYNEHKYPSEEMKMQLSEQIGLTEKQISGWFCHRRLKDKKIDEGLASGRQDRSSVIIQDRGSGLWQDSCGSTKQGDIRTIDPREVESRRLSGQDAPSSDLVYDYRSQYTGHISGMERDDTSSESSSFLQDRIYSRIDDLYTMEASRYNRQNGAITPINCKATRSKEYKPSGYLKVRGETENAAITAVKIQLGRQYREDGPLLGIEFDPLPPGAFESPSNEPVNEPSHVEESSWPHSLDVPGVEKRSDLGTRYEVRGSNSKMEIEDSYIGSESLNTLHGSDCHGMKSYRQSKQKSSHLCYSNFSPGPNSKMDVYEDSAGETPIYNANQGYKLSSKYDAVGNSVLRDHHCRGVRITNEQMKPLFHDYNNINPKIVQNSDYLSKPSNMTLGSSNFLDAAERITSKRIAKVEKLFREKKVIKENHDPVAKRQKVGLPRQDNLVKSLYGEIPRWRNQIKGFAADMPSSFSEDETAETSSSME, encoded by the exons AGCACAAATACCCCtcagaagaaatgaaaatgcaACTTTCAGAGCAGATAGGCTTGACAGAAAAGCAAATATCTGGATGGTTTTGCCACAGGCggttaaaagacaaaaaaattgatgaaggaTTAGCTAGTGGACGACAAGATCGTTCCAGTGTTATTATTCAGGATCGTGGGAGTGGACTCTGGCAAGATTCTTGTGGCAGCACCAAACAAGGGGATATTAGAACTATTGATCCTAGGGAGGTTGAGAGTCGCAGGCTCAGTGGCCAAGATGCTCCCTCTTCAGATCTTGTATATGATTATAGGAGTCAGTATACAGGACATATTAGTGGGATGGAAAGGGATGATACTTCTTCAGAAAGCAGCTCATTCTTGCAAGATAGGATTTATTCTCGAATTGATGATCTGTATACTATGGAAGCATCTAGATACAATAGACAAAATGGAGCTATTACCCCCATAAATTGCAAAGCCACTAGAAGTAAGGAATATAAGCCATCAGGATATTTGAAAGTGAGGGGTGAAACTGAAAATGCTGCTATTACTGCTGTTAAGATTCAACTGGGGAGGCAATATCGAGAGGATGGTCCATTACTTGGTATTGAATTTGATCCACTTCCTCCTGGTGCATTTGAATCCCCAAGTAATGAACCAGTCAATG AGCCATCCCATGTTGAGGAATCCTCATGGCCCCATTCTTTGGATGTACCTGGAGTTGAAAAGCGAAGTGATCTTGGCACT AGATATGAAGTGCGTGGTTCCAACTCCAAGATGGAGATTGAGGATTCTTATATTGGCTCGGAAAGCCTTAATACACTGCATGGATCTGATTGTCACGGCATGAAATCTTACCGTCAATCAAAACAAAAGTCTTCTCATCTATGTTATTCTAATTTCTCTCCTGGACCGAATTCTAAGATGGATGTATATGAAGATTCTGCTGGAGAAACCCCTATATACAATGCCAACCAGGGTTATAAATTGAGTAGCAAGTATGATGCTGTAGGGAATTCTGTTTTGAGAGATCATCATTGCCGTGGTGTTAGAATCACTAATGAACAAATGAAGCCTTTGTTTCATGACTACAATAACATAAACCCTAAGATTGTCCAAAACAGTGATTACTTATCTAAGCCTTCAAATATGACGCTGGGGAGCAGTAATTTTCTTGATGCAGCAGAGAGAATCACATCTAAAAGGATAGCAAAG GTGGAGAAACTTTTCAGGGAGAAGAAGGTGATAAAAGAGAATCATGACCCG GTTGCAAAACGACAAAAAGTTGGTCTTCCTCGGCAAGATAATCTGGTCAAATCATTGTATGGTGAAATCCCGAGATGGAGAAATCAGATTAAAGG GTTTGCTGCTGATATGCCATCTAGCTTCAGTGAGGATGAGACTGCAGAAACTAGTTCTTCTATGGAGTGA
- the LOC123205901 gene encoding homeobox-DDT domain protein RLT1-like isoform X2 has protein sequence MHFEESKVSLEKNVKRRFKTQAQVMALENFYNEHKYPSEEMKMQLSEQIGLTEKQISGWFCHRRLKDKKIDEGLASGRQDRSSVIIQDRGSGLWQDSCGSTKQGDIRTIDPREVESRRLSGQDAPSSDLVYDYRSQYTGHISGMERDDTSSESSSFLQDRIYSRIDDLYTMEASRYNRQNGAITPINCKATRSKEYKPSGYLKVRGETENAAITAVKIQLGRQYREDGPLLGIEFDPLPPGAFESPSNEPVNEPSHVEESSWPHSLDVPGVEKRSDLGTRYEVRGSNSKMEIEDSYIGSESLNTLHGSDCHGMKSYRQSKQKSSHLCYSNFSPGPNSKMDVYEDSAGETPIYNANQGYKLSSKYDAVGNSVLRDHHCRGVRITNEQMKPLFHDYNNINPKIVQNSDYLSKPSNMTLGSSNFLDAAERITSKRIAKVEKLFREKKVIKENHDPVRLKKHLKTEMKVAKRQKVGLPRQDNLVKSLYGEIPRWRNQIKGFAADMPSSFSEDETAETSSSME, from the exons AGCACAAATACCCCtcagaagaaatgaaaatgcaACTTTCAGAGCAGATAGGCTTGACAGAAAAGCAAATATCTGGATGGTTTTGCCACAGGCggttaaaagacaaaaaaattgatgaaggaTTAGCTAGTGGACGACAAGATCGTTCCAGTGTTATTATTCAGGATCGTGGGAGTGGACTCTGGCAAGATTCTTGTGGCAGCACCAAACAAGGGGATATTAGAACTATTGATCCTAGGGAGGTTGAGAGTCGCAGGCTCAGTGGCCAAGATGCTCCCTCTTCAGATCTTGTATATGATTATAGGAGTCAGTATACAGGACATATTAGTGGGATGGAAAGGGATGATACTTCTTCAGAAAGCAGCTCATTCTTGCAAGATAGGATTTATTCTCGAATTGATGATCTGTATACTATGGAAGCATCTAGATACAATAGACAAAATGGAGCTATTACCCCCATAAATTGCAAAGCCACTAGAAGTAAGGAATATAAGCCATCAGGATATTTGAAAGTGAGGGGTGAAACTGAAAATGCTGCTATTACTGCTGTTAAGATTCAACTGGGGAGGCAATATCGAGAGGATGGTCCATTACTTGGTATTGAATTTGATCCACTTCCTCCTGGTGCATTTGAATCCCCAAGTAATGAACCAGTCAATG AGCCATCCCATGTTGAGGAATCCTCATGGCCCCATTCTTTGGATGTACCTGGAGTTGAAAAGCGAAGTGATCTTGGCACT AGATATGAAGTGCGTGGTTCCAACTCCAAGATGGAGATTGAGGATTCTTATATTGGCTCGGAAAGCCTTAATACACTGCATGGATCTGATTGTCACGGCATGAAATCTTACCGTCAATCAAAACAAAAGTCTTCTCATCTATGTTATTCTAATTTCTCTCCTGGACCGAATTCTAAGATGGATGTATATGAAGATTCTGCTGGAGAAACCCCTATATACAATGCCAACCAGGGTTATAAATTGAGTAGCAAGTATGATGCTGTAGGGAATTCTGTTTTGAGAGATCATCATTGCCGTGGTGTTAGAATCACTAATGAACAAATGAAGCCTTTGTTTCATGACTACAATAACATAAACCCTAAGATTGTCCAAAACAGTGATTACTTATCTAAGCCTTCAAATATGACGCTGGGGAGCAGTAATTTTCTTGATGCAGCAGAGAGAATCACATCTAAAAGGATAGCAAAG GTGGAGAAACTTTTCAGGGAGAAGAAGGTGATAAAAGAGAATCATGACCCGGTAAGATTAAAGAAGCATCTGAAAACTGAAATGAAA GTTGCAAAACGACAAAAAGTTGGTCTTCCTCGGCAAGATAATCTGGTCAAATCATTGTATGGTGAAATCCCGAGATGGAGAAATCAGATTAAAGG GTTTGCTGCTGATATGCCATCTAGCTTCAGTGAGGATGAGACTGCAGAAACTAGTTCTTCTATGGAGTGA
- the LOC123205901 gene encoding homeobox-DDT domain protein RLT1-like isoform X1 translates to MEDSSEMHFEESKVSLEKNVKRRFKTQAQVMALENFYNEHKYPSEEMKMQLSEQIGLTEKQISGWFCHRRLKDKKIDEGLASGRQDRSSVIIQDRGSGLWQDSCGSTKQGDIRTIDPREVESRRLSGQDAPSSDLVYDYRSQYTGHISGMERDDTSSESSSFLQDRIYSRIDDLYTMEASRYNRQNGAITPINCKATRSKEYKPSGYLKVRGETENAAITAVKIQLGRQYREDGPLLGIEFDPLPPGAFESPSNEPVNEPSHVEESSWPHSLDVPGVEKRSDLGTRYEVRGSNSKMEIEDSYIGSESLNTLHGSDCHGMKSYRQSKQKSSHLCYSNFSPGPNSKMDVYEDSAGETPIYNANQGYKLSSKYDAVGNSVLRDHHCRGVRITNEQMKPLFHDYNNINPKIVQNSDYLSKPSNMTLGSSNFLDAAERITSKRIAKVEKLFREKKVIKENHDPVRLKKHLKTEMKVAKRQKVGLPRQDNLVKSLYGEIPRWRNQIKGFAADMPSSFSEDETAETSSSME, encoded by the exons AGCACAAATACCCCtcagaagaaatgaaaatgcaACTTTCAGAGCAGATAGGCTTGACAGAAAAGCAAATATCTGGATGGTTTTGCCACAGGCggttaaaagacaaaaaaattgatgaaggaTTAGCTAGTGGACGACAAGATCGTTCCAGTGTTATTATTCAGGATCGTGGGAGTGGACTCTGGCAAGATTCTTGTGGCAGCACCAAACAAGGGGATATTAGAACTATTGATCCTAGGGAGGTTGAGAGTCGCAGGCTCAGTGGCCAAGATGCTCCCTCTTCAGATCTTGTATATGATTATAGGAGTCAGTATACAGGACATATTAGTGGGATGGAAAGGGATGATACTTCTTCAGAAAGCAGCTCATTCTTGCAAGATAGGATTTATTCTCGAATTGATGATCTGTATACTATGGAAGCATCTAGATACAATAGACAAAATGGAGCTATTACCCCCATAAATTGCAAAGCCACTAGAAGTAAGGAATATAAGCCATCAGGATATTTGAAAGTGAGGGGTGAAACTGAAAATGCTGCTATTACTGCTGTTAAGATTCAACTGGGGAGGCAATATCGAGAGGATGGTCCATTACTTGGTATTGAATTTGATCCACTTCCTCCTGGTGCATTTGAATCCCCAAGTAATGAACCAGTCAATG AGCCATCCCATGTTGAGGAATCCTCATGGCCCCATTCTTTGGATGTACCTGGAGTTGAAAAGCGAAGTGATCTTGGCACT AGATATGAAGTGCGTGGTTCCAACTCCAAGATGGAGATTGAGGATTCTTATATTGGCTCGGAAAGCCTTAATACACTGCATGGATCTGATTGTCACGGCATGAAATCTTACCGTCAATCAAAACAAAAGTCTTCTCATCTATGTTATTCTAATTTCTCTCCTGGACCGAATTCTAAGATGGATGTATATGAAGATTCTGCTGGAGAAACCCCTATATACAATGCCAACCAGGGTTATAAATTGAGTAGCAAGTATGATGCTGTAGGGAATTCTGTTTTGAGAGATCATCATTGCCGTGGTGTTAGAATCACTAATGAACAAATGAAGCCTTTGTTTCATGACTACAATAACATAAACCCTAAGATTGTCCAAAACAGTGATTACTTATCTAAGCCTTCAAATATGACGCTGGGGAGCAGTAATTTTCTTGATGCAGCAGAGAGAATCACATCTAAAAGGATAGCAAAG GTGGAGAAACTTTTCAGGGAGAAGAAGGTGATAAAAGAGAATCATGACCCGGTAAGATTAAAGAAGCATCTGAAAACTGAAATGAAA GTTGCAAAACGACAAAAAGTTGGTCTTCCTCGGCAAGATAATCTGGTCAAATCATTGTATGGTGAAATCCCGAGATGGAGAAATCAGATTAAAGG GTTTGCTGCTGATATGCCATCTAGCTTCAGTGAGGATGAGACTGCAGAAACTAGTTCTTCTATGGAGTGA